The genomic DNA CCCCCGTGAAATCGCAAAATACCTGGATGCAACTCTCTACTATTGGCTGGACTACCACAATAACGCACTGCTTGTTCCCTAGTACAAGCTCTTCTGAACGCCCCTTTCATACTACTGCCAGGGTAGAAAGGATAGCCCCGCGCACCAAGCACAGGACGAATAACACCTTCGTCTTGCCCTGAATTAGTTACAAATCGCCAGGTAATCTGATACGTACGGGTTTGTAGGTTTGGGAACGCTGGCGGTTGCGGATGTATTTCCCTTATCAGTTCCTCTGCCCACAATTCTGCATCTTGTTTACCCTGGCGGTGGGGGTCAAGGCGCTGAATTTGACATCTACCTTGCACTTGGGCTCGGTAAGCCATCGGGATTTTGTTCAAGGGATCAGGTACTGGCATATTGCCTCCACATTTACTACAAGTGTTTATCAAGTCTGTCTAGGACAAAAACGTTATCTTCAAAGTGTCCATATAGACGCTTAGCATCTAGGTCTGACCAAGCATCCATTTCATGGGTAGAAGGGGGATAGGGATTTTTGATAAGTTTGAAATCCAAAGAATTTGGATTAGGCTGATCTGGTCTTTCTAAATAACAAGCTAGTTGATCTATCCTGCAATTGAGAATGACATACCGATCGGTCATCAAACCTTTTGTACTGTCTAAAAATCTATCTCCATACCTGATCTTGGGACTGGGTGAAGGTAGTATTTCTTGACTGTAAATAGAATCTTTGATTTGTCGCCATTGTAGCTCCCCCCACGCAGAGAAACCATACCTGCCGTCTATTTCTAATAGAAGTATATCGGGGATACTGCTTACCTCCTGTTCTGTCACTGGTAAATTTTCTGCTAAGCGTCTGAAAGTCTGCAGGTTGTTTTTTATCTCTTCCTCAACGATCATTCGTACAGGCATGCGCGGTATGCGCAGGAGTTCAGTGGCATTCTCAAAAATGTAGATTGTCTCGTCGGCATAGAAGTTTGCTAAAGCCTGGAGAAATCCTTGTACACTCTTGAACCCACCTGTAAGATTAAAGACTATCTGATAATTACTGTTTCTATAGCCTGTGACCGTTTCATCTATCCATCCCACTAACTCAGACAGTGCAAATTGAAACTCTAGTAGATTGGCAGTGCGTAAATCCTTTTGGCGATAAATCTGCACTTGGGATGTAACTTTATCCAACAGCCATGTCTGTACAAGTTCTGCTGTAACTTCCCCTAGCCATGTGTCAGTACAGAC from Pseudanabaenaceae cyanobacterium SKYG29 includes the following:
- a CDS encoding putative CRISPR-associated protein, with the protein product MKPRFIISPCGTSILTNGATEEQRRLCICHANVRKPEEVSETDRQVLLSRIDEVQQKLIGADVETAAKMSAELNGIITFYSRKVEQKQDFHYLVCTDTWLGEVTAELVQTWLLDKVTSQVQIYRQKDLRTANLLEFQFALSELVGWIDETVTGYRNSNYQIVFNLTGGFKSVQGFLQALANFYADETIYIFENATELLRIPRMPVRMIVEEEIKNNLQTFRRLAENLPVTEQEVSSIPDILLLEIDGRYGFSAWGELQWRQIKDSIYSQEILPSPSPKIRYGDRFLDSTKGLMTDRYVILNCRIDQLACYLERPDQPNPNSLDFKLIKNPYPPSTHEMDAWSDLDAKRLYGHFEDNVFVLDRLDKHL